A window of Castanea sativa cultivar Marrone di Chiusa Pesio chromosome 1, ASM4071231v1 contains these coding sequences:
- the LOC142619683 gene encoding putative serine/threonine-protein kinase At1g09600 isoform X2: protein MEASFRVQIKLIKFKTKWIGQGTYSSVYKARDLETNRLVALKKVRFANMDPESVRFMAREIIILRRLDHPNVMKLEGLITSRVSGSLYLIFEYMEHDLAGLAATTEIKFTEVQIKCFMQQLLCGLDHCHSHGILHRDIKGSNLLIDQNGNLKIGDFGLATFFNQKQPLTSRVVTLWYRPPELLLGATDYGVSVDMWSTGCILAELFAGKPIMPGRTEVEQLHKIFKLCGSPSEEYWKKSKLPHATIFKPQHPYKRIVAETFKDFPTSALALLEVLLAIEPEGRGTASSALQSEFFTTKPLPCDPSTLPKYAPSKEFDVRLRDEEARRRKADGGVGREHESTRSGLRESKAMPAPDANAELQASIQKRLLQPNPKSASEKYNTEEDGGSGFPIEPPKRTALNVFSHSGQSMNPTAFGSSRNMNENDQEALTVPGQALGCSNGAEIRRQRSGANGEEASQGDSLLNRGGETTVDSHWPDEDFNVRYKHLDDSESSEKSQWSHQLLDRPTKSLYKKDQRSSGKLSGTGYNAKKNRIQYSGPLMPLGGNLDEMLKEHERQIQQAVRKARLDKTKSKKTSSENGQTESLLYAGSNGK from the exons ATTGGACAAGGAACTTACAGCAGTGTGTACAAGGCTCGTGATCTTGAAACAAACAGATTAGTTGCATTGAAAAAGGTGCGGTTTGCAAATATGGATCCGGAAAGTGTACGTTTTATGGCAAGAGAAATTATTATATTGCGTAGGCTTGATCACCCAAATGTGATGAAGCTTGAAGGTCTGATTACTTCGAGGGTGTCTGGAAGCTTATACCTTATATTTGAATATATGGAGCATGATCTTGCAGGACTTGCAGCAACAACTGAGATCAAATTCACTGAAGTGCAG ATCAAATGCTTTATGCAACAactactttgtggacttgacCATTGTCATAGTCATGGTATTTTGCATCGTGATATCAAGGGATCAAATCTTCTGATTGACCAAAATGGCAATCTAAAGATCGGTGATTTTGGGCTAGCAACATTTTTTAATCAGAAGCAGCCTCTAACAAGTCGGGTGGTAACTTTATGGTACCGACCGCCTGAGCTTTTACTTGGCGCTACAGACTATGGAGTTTCTGTGGATATGTGGAGTACTGGTTGCATTCTTGCAGAATTATTTGCTGGGAAGCCTATTATGCCAGGGAGAACAgag GTTGAGCAACTGCATAAGATATTCAAACTTTGTGGGTCACCTTCTGAAGAGTACTGGAAGAAATCAAAACTGCCACATGCGACCATCTTCAAGCCTCAACATCCTTACAAGCGTATTGTTGCTGAGACCTTCAAGGACTTCCCTACATCAGCATTGGCCCTCTTGGAGGTCCTTCTTGCAATAGAACCTGAGGGCCGTGGAACAGCATCTTCTGCGCTGCAGAGTGAG TTCTTCACAACAAAGCCTCTTCCCTGCGATCCCTCAACTTTGCCCAAGTATGCACCAAGTAAGGAGTTTGATGTCAGGCTTCGAGATGAGGAAGCTAGAAG GCGAAAAGCAGATGGTGGCGTAGGGCGTGAACATGAATCAACTAGAAGTGGTTTAAGAGAATCCAAAGCCATGCCTGCACCAGATGCCAATGCTGAGTTACAGGCATCCATACAG AAGAGACTACTGCAGCCTAACCCTAAAAGTGCCAGTGAGAAGTATAATACAGAAGAGGATGGTGGCTCTGGCTTTCCTATTGAACCTCCCAAAAGAACAGCACTAAATGTTTTCTCCCATTCTGGCCAGTCAATGAACCCCACTGCGTTCGGATCTTCACGCAATATGAATGAGAATGACCAGGAGGCTCTTACAGTTCCTGGCCAAGCTCTTGGTTGTTCAAATGGTGCAGAAATTAGAAGACAGAGATCTGGTGCAAATGGTGAGGAAGCAAGTCAAGGTGATTCACTGTTAAATAGAGGTGGAGAAACTACTGTGGATTCACACTGGCCGGATGAAGATTTTAATGTTCGATATAAACATCTGGATGATAGTGAGAGCTCTGAAAAGAGTCAGTGGTCCCACCAATTGCTGGATAGGCCAACAAAGTCTTTGTATAAGAAAGATCAACGCTCATCTGGAAAGCTGTCTGGAACG GGTTATAATGCCAAAAAGAATAGGATTCAATACTCTGGACCATTGATGCCTCTAGGAGGAAACCTTGACGAGATGCTCAAGGAGCATGAGAGACAAATCCAACAAGCTGTCCGCAAGGCTCGTTTGGACAAGACAAAGAGCAAGAAAACCTCTAGTGAAAATGGACAAACCGAATCACTACTTTATGCTGGAAGCAATGGCAAGTGA